A part of Silurus meridionalis isolate SWU-2019-XX chromosome 18, ASM1480568v1, whole genome shotgun sequence genomic DNA contains:
- the LOC124401266 gene encoding protein lava lamp-like isoform X2 yields the protein MMFPTFDIPLRPLLYAAEIAAAAAGVYFLFKKRRYRVLQMGSGVGAVRALDPGLMCDTDEGRDAQRCSAEPEVLEQMELLLSSVQQLTKEVLEIRSTAEQINSERQREQEAYRILRAEYDEMRKALKNEDDPGLPGQSQDVQLEDKILDLGSQLNKDHEHEKNLHEQLIGTYGSEEISLLRKLDPITAVAAKTQQRSNEETEIVLRTRHSNARLSDILKEHRLSCKQPKNQQNSALKTIEEQKLDYDQICLREQELFEGHNILKEKHSELLKYEQEHETHNNLKLQCEQMMKKDADKKNLLMMEKENLDLKGQVGKLVEKVWRMEVMLSRTDEVCRAMKKERERLREAHHISNFVYKKSMKQCDDLLREIENKCWARSTLKEQDNKMMEVLKQCNKSQNMDHLSQEFKELTAGGGV from the exons ATGATGTTCCCGACGTTTGATATTCCACTGCGCCCCCTGTTGTATGCGGCTGAAATTGCAGCCGCGGCGGCCggagtttattttctgttcaagAAGCGCCGCTATAGGG TCCTACAAATGGGCTCTGGAGTTGGAGCTGTTCGTGCGCTGGATCCAGGTTTGATGTGCGACACGGATGAAGGTCGAGATGCACAGAGATGCAGCGCCGAACCCGAG GTGTTGGAGCAGATGGAGTTGCTGCTGAGTTCAGTGCAGCAGCTGACCAAAGAGGTCTTGGAGATACGCAGCACCGCTGAGCAGATCAATAGT GAAAGGCAGCGAGAGCAGGAGGCCTACAGAATCCTCAGGGCCGAGTATGACGAGATGAGAAAAGCTCTGAAAAATGAAGATGACCCAGGTCTCCCTGGCCAAAGCCAAGACGTTCAGCTGGAGGACAAGATCTTAGACCTGGGGTCCCAGCTAAACAAG GACCACGAGCACGAGAAGAACCTTCACGAGCAGCTGATCGGTACCTACGGTTCGGAGGAGATCAGTTTACTTAGGAAACTCGATCCGATAAcc GCGGTTGCTGCTAAAACCCAGCAGAGATCCAACGAGGAAACAGAGATTGTGTTACGGACTCGGCACAGCAACGCGAGATTGTCTGACATTTTGAAAGAACATCGTTTGTCATGCAAGCAGCCCAAAAACCAGCAAAACTCTGCCCTAAAAACGATAGAGGAGCAAAAGCTG GACTATGACCAGATATGTTTACGTGAACAAGAGTTGTTCGAAGGACACAACATACTGAAGGAAAAGCACAGCGAGTTACTGAag TACGAACAAGAGCACGAGACTCACAATAACCTGAAGTTGCAGTGTGAACAGATGATGAAGAAAGATGCAGACAAAAAGAATTTGCTGATG atggagaaagaaaattTGGACCTCAAAGGCCAAGTGGGCAAACTGGTCGAGAAGGTGTGGAGAATGGAAGTAATGCTCTCCAGGACAGATGAAGTGTGCAGGGCTATGAAGAAG GAACGTGAGCGTTTACGGGAGGCCCACCACATCAGTAACTTCGTGTACAAAAAGAGCATGAAACAGTGTGATGATTTACTCCGG GAGATAGAGAATAAGTGCTGGGCTCGCAGCACCCTGAAGGAGCAGGACAACAAGATGATGGAAGTTCTAAAACAGTGCAACAAGTCTCAAAAT ATGGATCACCTCAGTCAGGAATTTAAGGAGCTAACAGCAGGGGGCGGTGTTTAA
- the LOC124401266 gene encoding uncharacterized protein LOC124401266 isoform X1, protein MMFPTFDIPLRPLLYAAEIAAAAAGVYFLFKKRRYRVLQMGSGVGAVRALDPGLMCDTDEGRDAQRCSAEPEVLEQMELLLSSVQQLTKEVLEIRSTAEQINSERQREQEAYRILRAEYDEMRKALKNEDDPGLPGQSQDVQLEDKILDLGSQLNKDHEHEKNLHEQLIGTYGSEEISLLRKLDPITAVAAKTQQRSNEETEIVLRTRHSNARLSDILKEHRLSCKQPKNQQNSALKTIEEQKLDYDQICLREQELFEGHNILKEKHSELLKKYEQEHETHNNLKLQCEQMMKKDADKKNLLMMEKENLDLKGQVGKLVEKVWRMEVMLSRTDEVCRAMKKERERLREAHHISNFVYKKSMKQCDDLLREIENKCWARSTLKEQDNKMMEVLKQCNKSQNMDHLSQEFKELTAGGGV, encoded by the exons ATGATGTTCCCGACGTTTGATATTCCACTGCGCCCCCTGTTGTATGCGGCTGAAATTGCAGCCGCGGCGGCCggagtttattttctgttcaagAAGCGCCGCTATAGGG TCCTACAAATGGGCTCTGGAGTTGGAGCTGTTCGTGCGCTGGATCCAGGTTTGATGTGCGACACGGATGAAGGTCGAGATGCACAGAGATGCAGCGCCGAACCCGAG GTGTTGGAGCAGATGGAGTTGCTGCTGAGTTCAGTGCAGCAGCTGACCAAAGAGGTCTTGGAGATACGCAGCACCGCTGAGCAGATCAATAGT GAAAGGCAGCGAGAGCAGGAGGCCTACAGAATCCTCAGGGCCGAGTATGACGAGATGAGAAAAGCTCTGAAAAATGAAGATGACCCAGGTCTCCCTGGCCAAAGCCAAGACGTTCAGCTGGAGGACAAGATCTTAGACCTGGGGTCCCAGCTAAACAAG GACCACGAGCACGAGAAGAACCTTCACGAGCAGCTGATCGGTACCTACGGTTCGGAGGAGATCAGTTTACTTAGGAAACTCGATCCGATAAcc GCGGTTGCTGCTAAAACCCAGCAGAGATCCAACGAGGAAACAGAGATTGTGTTACGGACTCGGCACAGCAACGCGAGATTGTCTGACATTTTGAAAGAACATCGTTTGTCATGCAAGCAGCCCAAAAACCAGCAAAACTCTGCCCTAAAAACGATAGAGGAGCAAAAGCTG GACTATGACCAGATATGTTTACGTGAACAAGAGTTGTTCGAAGGACACAACATACTGAAGGAAAAGCACAGCGAGTTACTGAag AAGTACGAACAAGAGCACGAGACTCACAATAACCTGAAGTTGCAGTGTGAACAGATGATGAAGAAAGATGCAGACAAAAAGAATTTGCTGATG atggagaaagaaaattTGGACCTCAAAGGCCAAGTGGGCAAACTGGTCGAGAAGGTGTGGAGAATGGAAGTAATGCTCTCCAGGACAGATGAAGTGTGCAGGGCTATGAAGAAG GAACGTGAGCGTTTACGGGAGGCCCACCACATCAGTAACTTCGTGTACAAAAAGAGCATGAAACAGTGTGATGATTTACTCCGG GAGATAGAGAATAAGTGCTGGGCTCGCAGCACCCTGAAGGAGCAGGACAACAAGATGATGGAAGTTCTAAAACAGTGCAACAAGTCTCAAAAT ATGGATCACCTCAGTCAGGAATTTAAGGAGCTAACAGCAGGGGGCGGTGTTTAA
- the stum gene encoding protein stum homolog — MDQKGAEVKEKGVSSSTSGVVVQVREKKGPLRAAIPYMPFPVAVICLFLNTFVPGLGTLISAFTVLCGARTDLPDRHVCCVFWLNIAAALIQIITAVVMVGWIMSIFWGMDMVILAISEGYKEQTATQQL, encoded by the exons ATGGACCAAAAAGGGGCAGAGGTGAAGGAGAAAGGAGTTTCTTCTTCTACAAGTGGAGTTGTTGTGCAAGTTCGGGAGAAGAAGGGACCTCTGCGAGCTGCCATCCCCTACATGCCCTTCCCTGTAGCTGTCATCTGTCTGTTCCTCAACACGTTCGTTCCCGGTTTGG GTACACTAATCTCTGCCTTTACGGTGCTCTGTGGCGCCAGGACGGATTTGCCGGATCGACACGTATGCTGCGTGTTTTGGCTCAACATCGCCGCTGCCCTCATCCAGATCATCACCGCTGTGGTCATGGTGGGCTGGATCATGAGCATATTCTGGGGCATGGACATGGTTATCCTTGCAA TCTCTGAAG GCTACAAGGAGCAGACAGCCACCCAGCAGCTATGA